A genomic region of Danio aesculapii chromosome 21, fDanAes4.1, whole genome shotgun sequence contains the following coding sequences:
- the LOC130214361 gene encoding gastrula zinc finger protein XlCGF7.1 isoform X2: MMMGLKKQQTGGITAGETTDIVKMEIEEEPCRIKEEETEERIDANAVKASFSCSECGKSYKNKSTFRVHMRFHTRERLLTCTECGKYFAERRKLDRHTRIHTGEKPYTCTQCGKSFTSKSTLKEHQLSHTGVKPFSCDQCEKTFVSASYLRKHLKVHAGLRPHCCTCCEKSFSRLETLQIHQRIHTGVRPYTCSDCERSFSTSANLKTHQRIHTREKPHCERSFTLSEAMKDHQRIHSGDKPHQCSSCGRFFSVLARLRTHEKKHCTK, translated from the exons CTGAAGAAGCAGCAAACAGGAGGAATTACTGCAGGAGAAACAACTGACATAGTAAAGATGGAGATTGAGGAAGAACCCTGCAGAATAAAAGAGGAAGAGACAGAGGAACGAATAG ATGCAAACGCAGTCAAGGCATCTTTCAGCTGCTccgagtgtggaaagagttacaaaaataaatcaacattcaGAGTGCACATGAGATTTCACACTAGAGAGAGACTGCTGACATGCACCGAATGTGGGAAGTATTTCGCTGAGAGAAGAAAGCTGGATAGGCACacgaggattcacactggagaaaagccgtacacatgcactcagtgtggaaagagtttcacatCTAAAAGCACTCTCAAAGAGCATCAGCTCTCTCACACCGGAGTGAAGCCGTTCAGCTGTGATCAGTGCGAGAAAACATTTGTGTCTGCATCATACCTAAGGAAACACCTTAAAGTTCATGCTGGACTGAGGCCTCACTGTTGTACTTGTTGTGAAAAGAGTTTTTCACGACTGGAAACTTTGCAAAttcaccagaggattcacaccggaGTGAGACCGTATACGTGCTCAGACTGTGAAAGAAGCTTCAGTACGTCAGCTAACCTAAAAacacaccagaggattcacactcgAGAGAAACCACACTGCGAGAGGAGTTTCACTTTGTCAGAAGCCATGAAAGATCATCAGAGGATTCACTCTGGAGATAAACCACATCAGTGCTCCTCATGCGGGAGATTTTTCAGCGTTTTAGCAAGATTACGAACCCATGAGAAAAAGCATTGCACAAAGTAA
- the LOC130214361 gene encoding gastrula zinc finger protein XlCGF7.1 isoform X1 translates to MMMGLKKQQTGGITAGETTDIVKMEIEEEPCRIKEEETEERIVKTEFKEEPCRIEAEDQEQTDANAVKASFSCSECGKSYKNKSTFRVHMRFHTRERLLTCTECGKYFAERRKLDRHTRIHTGEKPYTCTQCGKSFTSKSTLKEHQLSHTGVKPFSCDQCEKTFVSASYLRKHLKVHAGLRPHCCTCCEKSFSRLETLQIHQRIHTGVRPYTCSDCERSFSTSANLKTHQRIHTREKPHCERSFTLSEAMKDHQRIHSGDKPHQCSSCGRFFSVLARLRTHEKKHCTK, encoded by the exons CTGAAGAAGCAGCAAACAGGAGGAATTACTGCAGGAGAAACAACTGACATAGTAAAGATGGAGATTGAGGAAGAACCCTGCAGAATAAAAGAGGAAGAGACAGAGGAACGAATAG TAAAGACAGAGTTTAAGGAAGAACCCTGCAGAATAGAAGCTGAAGATCAAGAACAAACAG ATGCAAACGCAGTCAAGGCATCTTTCAGCTGCTccgagtgtggaaagagttacaaaaataaatcaacattcaGAGTGCACATGAGATTTCACACTAGAGAGAGACTGCTGACATGCACCGAATGTGGGAAGTATTTCGCTGAGAGAAGAAAGCTGGATAGGCACacgaggattcacactggagaaaagccgtacacatgcactcagtgtggaaagagtttcacatCTAAAAGCACTCTCAAAGAGCATCAGCTCTCTCACACCGGAGTGAAGCCGTTCAGCTGTGATCAGTGCGAGAAAACATTTGTGTCTGCATCATACCTAAGGAAACACCTTAAAGTTCATGCTGGACTGAGGCCTCACTGTTGTACTTGTTGTGAAAAGAGTTTTTCACGACTGGAAACTTTGCAAAttcaccagaggattcacaccggaGTGAGACCGTATACGTGCTCAGACTGTGAAAGAAGCTTCAGTACGTCAGCTAACCTAAAAacacaccagaggattcacactcgAGAGAAACCACACTGCGAGAGGAGTTTCACTTTGTCAGAAGCCATGAAAGATCATCAGAGGATTCACTCTGGAGATAAACCACATCAGTGCTCCTCATGCGGGAGATTTTTCAGCGTTTTAGCAAGATTACGAACCCATGAGAAAAAGCATTGCACAAAGTAA
- the zgc:193790 gene encoding gastrula zinc finger protein XlCGF7.1 yields the protein MEIKEEPCSIKDERAEEQTDAYGSTINTQTEMKVKEAFSCSDCGRNYKYKSDLNRHMRTHTGERLFTCTKCGKGFTTSGKLNVHMRVHTGEKPFECSQCGQAYKDNADLINHMRVHTGMKPFNCKHCRKSFTSKGALRHHLRSHADKKPFSCGHCDKTFLTETILKRHLVVHTAAKPHACSFCGNTFLYLQKLKEHQLIHTGEKPHECPDCGKSFTTSSNLKIHRRIHTGEKPHQCSDCQKSYPTSSALKIHQKSHGRVIVCSVCGRSFTRLSSLTNHQRVHTRVKKK from the exons ATGGAGATTAAGGAGGAACCCTGCAGTATAAAAGATGAAAGGGCAGAGGAACAAACAg ACGCATATGGAAGTACAATCAATACACAGACTGAAATGAAAGTCAAAGAAGCTTTCAGCTGCTCGGACTGTGGAAGGAATTACAAATATAAATCCGATCTTAACCGCCACATGAGGACTCACACAGGAGAAAGGCTGTTCACGTGCACTAAATGCGGGAAGGGTTTCACAACAAGCGGAAAGCTAAATGtgcacatgagagttcacaccggAGAAAAGCCTTTCGAATGCAGCCAATGTGGACAAGCCTACAAGGATAATGCAGACCTCATCAACCACATGAGGGTCCACACCGGAATGAAGCCTTTTAACTGCAAGCACTGCAGGAAGAGTTTCACAAGTAAAGGCGCTCTCAGACACCATCTGCGCTCTCACGCTGATAAAAAGCCATTTAGTTGCGGTCACTGCGATAAAACGTTTCTGACAGAAACTATATTAAAGCGACACCTGGTTGTTCATACTGCTGCCAAGCCTCATGCTTGCTCTTTCTGCGGAAATACCTTTTTATATCTGCAGAAGTTAAAAGAGCACCAGCttattcacaccggagagaaacctcaCGAGTGCCCAGACTGCGGGAAGAGCTTCACAACATCAAGCAACCTTAAAATACACCggaggattcacaccggagagaaaccgcaTCAGTGTTCGGACTGCCAGAAGAGCTATCCTACTTCGTCAGCTTTGAAGATTCATCAGAAATCACACGGGAGAGTAATCGTGTGCTCTGTGTGTGGGAGGAGCTTCACTCGGTTGTCATCCTTGACGAATCACCAGAGAGTTCATACTAGAGTAAAGAAAAAGTGA
- the zgc:113348 gene encoding gastrula zinc finger protein XlCGF7.1, translating to MEIEEEPCTIQEDEPFIIKEEETEELIDEDGYTFSSHTEPTFRQKMSGCFCCPECGKCYKYKDSLSRHMKVHTGEGLFTCISCGKSYTEKGALESHMRFHTGEKPFACTLCGQSYTRKTDLKRHMRIHSGERPYKCPQCEQSFTSKNVLKDHLSRHIGVKAFSCDQCEKTFVTASNLRKHLKVHTGEKPHLCTLCKKSFSRPEHLQVHLYIHTGVKPHVCSDCGKCFKTPSNLKSHQKTHSGEKPFKCSHCEKSFTFPGNLKYHERVHTGEKPYKCSTCGKSFGFLANVRAHEKKQLCKKAESSTPSEQSTSKEGESSEKSEKSP from the exons ATGGAGATTGAGGAAGAACCCTGCACAATACAAGAGGACGAACCCTTCATAATAAAAGAGGAAGAGACAGAGGAACTAATAG ATGAGGATGGATATACATTCAGTTCACACACTGAGCCAACGTTCAGACAGAAAATGTCAGGATGTTTCTGCTGCCCCGAGTGTGGAAAGTGTTATAAATATAAAGACAGTCTTAGCAGACACATGAAAGTTCACACTGGAGAAGGCCTGTTCACGTGTATTTCATGTGGGAAGAGTTACACCGAGAAAGGAGCGCTGGAATCGCACATGAGATTTCACACTGGGGAAAAACCGTTCGCCTGCACTCTGTGCGGACAGAGTTACACGCGTAAAACAGACCTCAAGAGGCACATGAGGATTCACAGTGGGGAAAGACCCTATAAATGCCCTCAGTGTGAACAGAGCTTCACGTCTAAAAACGTTCTCAAGGATCATCTGAGCCGTCACATTGGAGTGAAGGCGTTCAGCTGCGATCAGTGCGAGAAGACATTCGTCACGGCGTCAAACTTAAGAAAACACCTTAAAGTTCACACCGGGGAAAAGCCTCATCTGTGTACTTTGTGCAAAAAGAGTTTTTCACGGCCGGAACACTTACAAGTTCACTTGTATATCCACACCGGAGTGAAACCGCATGTGTGTTCAGACTGCGGGAAGTGCTTTAAAACGCCCAGCAACTTAAAATCCCACCAGAAGACGCACAGCGGAGAGAAACCGTTCAAGTGTTCGCACTGTGAGAAGAGTTTCACTTTCCCAGGAAACCTGAAATATCATGAGAGAGTTCACACTGGGGAAAAGCCCTATAAGTGCTCCACTTGTGGAAAGAGTTTCGGGTTTTTGGCCAACGTACGAGCTCATGAGAAAAAACAGCTGTGCAAAAAAGCCGAGAGTTCAACTCCAAGTGAGCAAAGCACTTCAAAGGAAGGCGAAAGTTCTGAAAAGTCTGAAAAATCTCCCTGA